The Styela clava chromosome 10, kaStyClav1.hap1.2, whole genome shotgun sequence genome window below encodes:
- the LOC144428209 gene encoding uncharacterized protein LOC144428209, whose protein sequence is MADLPSCRVVPGKKPFESTFVDYLGPIKVKLGRNEYKRYGCLFTCMATRAVHIEVAESLDTSAFLQAFFRFTDRRSRPIHVYSDNGTNFIGGEKELREGIRNWNKHVIDKSLSQKEIQWHFSPPLASHQSGVVERLVREVKKTLRAITDGRSFSDYSLWSFLTSVERILNDRPLTPLSDDPKDLNVLTPNSILIAKLDPSLPLDKFMKTDDYRRTWRYSQRLLDLFWDRWKKEYLPLLQERQKWHTTQRNLEVGDLVLMFDDSSPRSHWPKAIVDETYPDKHGIVRRVKVRTANSTYVRDVRKLCLLEAI, encoded by the coding sequence ATGGCAGACCTCCCCAGCTGTAGAGTTGTTCCTGGAAAGAAACCGTTCGAATCTACATTTGTAGACTACCTTGGCCCAATCAAGGTCAAGCTTGGTCGAAATGAATACAAGCGTTATGGATGTCTTTTTACTTGCATGGCCACACGTGCCGTACATATTGAAGTTGCAGAGTCACTTGATACATCAGCATTTCTACAAGCGTTTTTCCGATTCACTGACAGACGCTCAAGACCTATCCACGTATATTCGGATAATGGTACAAATTTTATAGGCGGAGAGAAAGAGTTGAGAGAGGGAATTAGAAACTGGAACAAACATGTGATTGACAAGTCATTATCTCAAAAAGAAATTCAATGGCACTTCTCACCTCCATTGGCCAGTCATCAATCAGGTGTCGTGGAGCGATTAGTTCGAGAAGTCAAGAAAACATTACGTGCTATCACTGATGGTCGATCATTTTCAGATTATTCATTGTGGTCCTTCCTAACTAGCGTTGAAAGGATATTAAATGATAGACCACTCACACCACTAAGTGATGATCCTAAAGACTTAAATGTTTTGACACCAAATTCAATTCTAATTGCCAAACTTGATCCATCTCTACCtttagacaaatttatgaaGACTGATGATTATAGAAGAACATGGCGATATTCACAAAGGCTCCTGGATTTATTCTGGGATAGATGGAAGAAAGAATATTTGCCTCTGCTACAAGAAAGACAAAAATGGCACACTACACAAAGAAATCTGGAAGTTGGCGATTTGGTGTTGATGTTTGATGATAGTTCCCCTCGCAGTCATTGGCCGAAGGCGATTGTTGATGAGACATACCCTGACAAGCATGGTATTGTTCGAAGGGTTAAAGTCCGTACTGCAAATTCTACTTATGTACGGGATGTTCGCAAGCTGTGCTTGTTAGAGGCCATATAG